In Actinoplanes sp. NBC_00393, a single genomic region encodes these proteins:
- a CDS encoding oligosaccharide flippase family protein: MSATTESTEKIAGSAGLLVIRKVVASALSALSAIAVVRSLGPDHFGQYAAGMATYYLLTALTEFGFGQVLGMAIGRGATNEARFGRLVLRVSIAWSTAVAVAGVVVAAFFAFGTIRGGTLLVMTPAVALAGTSVVRQFFYARHEIGRMAAVDLSTSLVTAVALIGLALTGAPAVLIAAAASAMSVVNSALVLRAAWPWLRTGPGDQVRSGTTAPRLFRDAVPIGIASFLATAYGSIDLVLLSSLFSSEVVGQYAGAVKVLNILAIFPGLVMSIALPQIAADWNDPDRLGHLLARLWHWFVALVMPAIVVVAVHATDTMTVLFGDAYSSAGDLLRVLTIAAAAAMFSNLLGVVVMAADRVRWLVTQNIIALVLNVAGNLWLAPRFGIVTAAWLTVATEVFVCWGSWLLLRNRIPVGHLLRVSLLPLVAITIAVVAGALFTSSFWLALAVSVLCYLAAMTLMRAWPAEFVRLIPGMARVR; the protein is encoded by the coding sequence ATGAGCGCGACAACTGAGAGCACGGAAAAGATCGCCGGATCGGCCGGGCTCCTAGTGATTCGCAAAGTTGTCGCCTCGGCCCTGTCTGCGTTGTCGGCCATCGCTGTGGTGCGTTCCCTGGGACCCGATCATTTCGGTCAGTACGCGGCAGGTATGGCCACCTACTACCTGTTGACCGCACTCACCGAGTTCGGCTTCGGCCAGGTACTGGGCATGGCAATAGGACGCGGGGCCACGAACGAGGCCCGCTTCGGACGCTTGGTTCTCCGGGTAAGCATCGCGTGGTCGACGGCAGTAGCAGTGGCCGGTGTGGTGGTTGCGGCATTCTTCGCCTTCGGCACGATCCGTGGCGGCACGCTGCTAGTCATGACGCCCGCAGTGGCGCTGGCCGGTACCAGCGTGGTGAGGCAGTTTTTCTACGCCCGGCACGAGATCGGCCGGATGGCGGCCGTCGACCTGAGTACTTCGCTAGTGACAGCGGTGGCCCTCATTGGGCTTGCTTTGACCGGCGCGCCAGCGGTCCTGATCGCGGCCGCCGCATCGGCGATGTCAGTGGTCAACAGTGCCCTGGTGCTCCGCGCTGCCTGGCCGTGGCTTCGCACCGGGCCAGGCGACCAGGTTAGGAGCGGCACGACCGCGCCTCGGCTCTTCCGCGACGCCGTCCCGATTGGGATCGCGTCGTTTCTGGCCACCGCATACGGGTCGATCGACCTGGTGCTGCTCTCCTCGCTGTTCTCGAGCGAGGTAGTAGGGCAATACGCAGGCGCGGTCAAGGTACTGAATATTCTGGCGATCTTCCCTGGGCTCGTTATGTCCATCGCTCTGCCGCAAATCGCCGCCGACTGGAACGACCCGGACCGCCTAGGGCACCTGCTCGCCCGCCTATGGCACTGGTTCGTCGCCCTGGTCATGCCGGCGATCGTGGTTGTCGCCGTGCACGCGACGGACACGATGACAGTGCTCTTCGGTGACGCTTACTCCTCCGCCGGCGACCTGCTGCGAGTGCTCACCATCGCCGCGGCGGCCGCGATGTTCTCGAACCTCTTGGGCGTTGTAGTGATGGCAGCTGACCGGGTGCGCTGGCTGGTAACCCAGAACATCATCGCCCTTGTGCTGAACGTCGCAGGAAACCTGTGGCTCGCGCCGCGATTCGGCATCGTAACGGCGGCATGGCTGACCGTGGCCACCGAGGTGTTCGTGTGCTGGGGATCGTGGTTGCTGCTGCGCAATCGGATCCCTGTCGGTCACCTGCTGCGGGTCAGCCTGCTACCCCTGGTTGCCATCACGATCGCGGTGGTGGCCGGCGCGCTTTTCACCTCGTCGTTCTGGCTCGCCCTGGCGGTCTCGGTGCTCTGTTATCTGGCTGCCATGACTTTAATGCGGGCTTGGCCTGCCGAATTCGTACGCCTGATTCCCGGAATGGCGAGGGTGAGATGA
- a CDS encoding O-antigen ligase family protein, with product MQTAHAISAWQERIAARTPLGPQQLAVFLLVTPFLILGASGWTAHFAFANSTIVKYLLTIAAPLGLAAFALVPQPFLVLVAAVVLAAPAATLEVSFSGVSLTAIAATCLLAAVPVVLGLTRPVGTSALGRVLPVSIALAIIPMAHGVRIGETVTVAVTALAVAFLCARAIRQRGGLAVVLLSTLGSLLLQAVLAIWEYRTRKEFDLYSGSASATATNYFFDYQSQPRPTGTFSDPISLATALAVAIPIGLAMLHLLLQRHRWLPASAVGIAIALIGLGLALSLSRMATIGAAISLVVVIALVPRWSRLRMAQIVGGALATLLIGALVVGGPSLIERLSSISDPTATGVATADGDRDRLFYWSVAAETGLEHPIAGVGAGHLNEILIADAPDAGVHTHAHSAYLQIFAEGGLLGLASLALLAFGLLVDLRRAHAHRPTLTSGLAGAVVALAVAGVTDVVTIKYVAVAATVAPILGMIVGLAGRGIDERDN from the coding sequence GTGCAGACAGCCCACGCCATCAGTGCCTGGCAGGAACGGATCGCTGCCCGAACCCCTCTGGGCCCGCAGCAGCTTGCGGTTTTTTTACTGGTCACTCCGTTCTTGATACTCGGCGCCTCGGGCTGGACCGCTCACTTCGCCTTCGCCAACTCCACCATCGTCAAGTACCTGCTGACCATCGCCGCGCCCCTGGGACTAGCCGCGTTCGCACTGGTGCCCCAACCGTTCCTGGTGCTGGTGGCAGCCGTCGTATTGGCCGCGCCGGCGGCCACGCTTGAGGTCAGCTTTTCCGGCGTCAGCCTCACCGCGATCGCAGCTACATGTTTGCTGGCCGCGGTCCCTGTGGTGCTCGGTCTGACCCGGCCGGTCGGCACGTCAGCGCTGGGCCGGGTGTTACCAGTGAGCATCGCTCTCGCCATAATCCCAATGGCGCATGGCGTCCGGATCGGGGAGACCGTCACCGTAGCGGTGACAGCACTGGCCGTCGCCTTTCTCTGCGCCCGCGCGATCCGCCAACGCGGCGGTCTGGCTGTGGTGCTGCTCAGCACTCTCGGATCACTCCTGTTGCAGGCTGTCCTCGCCATCTGGGAGTACCGCACGCGGAAGGAATTCGACCTCTACTCCGGTTCGGCCTCGGCCACCGCCACCAACTACTTCTTTGACTACCAGAGCCAGCCGCGGCCCACCGGAACGTTCTCCGACCCCATTTCCCTCGCAACCGCGTTGGCCGTTGCGATACCCATTGGCCTGGCCATGCTCCATCTCCTCCTCCAGCGTCACCGGTGGCTGCCGGCCTCCGCAGTCGGTATCGCGATCGCACTCATCGGACTCGGCCTCGCCCTGTCTCTCTCCCGAATGGCCACGATCGGGGCGGCGATCTCCCTGGTCGTCGTCATTGCGCTCGTGCCGCGCTGGTCCCGACTCCGGATGGCCCAGATCGTCGGGGGCGCCCTGGCTACTCTCTTGATCGGTGCGCTCGTGGTCGGCGGGCCATCTCTGATCGAACGTCTCTCGTCTATTTCTGATCCCACCGCAACCGGAGTAGCGACCGCTGACGGTGACCGCGACAGGCTTTTCTACTGGAGCGTCGCTGCGGAGACCGGTCTAGAGCATCCAATCGCTGGGGTAGGCGCCGGGCATCTGAACGAGATCCTGATCGCCGACGCGCCGGATGCGGGCGTACACACCCACGCGCATTCCGCATATCTCCAAATCTTCGCTGAAGGCGGGCTGTTGGGCCTAGCCTCGCTGGCACTGCTCGCATTCGGGCTTCTGGTGGACCTGCGCCGGGCACACGCCCACCGCCCGACTTTGACCTCCGGCCTCGCCGGTGCCGTCGTGGCACTCGCTGTAGCCGGTGTCACTGATGTCGTAACCATCAAGTACGTGGCCGTTGCCGCAACCGTCGCCCCGATTCTCGGGATGATCGTGGGTCTGGCTGGGCGGGGGATCGATGAGCGCGACAACTGA
- a CDS encoding glycosyltransferase family 4 protein, producing the protein MRVVLATDARTAGGVGRHLRDLATGLVSRGLDVRLAAPKGSRVAGIAAGIGAEFTAFEDGVERADIWHLHLADTYHRQSVRLLGLARVSSRRVIVTEHLPRSNASDDTLTNDPRTPGAATAKTAFKRLQLGLAHSVIAVSEASRRFLIERYGLSPHRIITIHNGIDIERFRFEAAEVRPAGRPVVVSAGALIRQKGHDVLIEATARSQRNWTAVIAGSGPQLDSLRSLAGQVAPDRVEFRGWVDDVPRLMRKASVVCLPSRWESFAYVVLEAMALATPLVATRVDGVCELITDERSGLLVDRDDPVALAAAIDRSIDGGPSVDEMTANALQDVRGFHLDTMVDKTLTHYRRSLGRLAMSGGC; encoded by the coding sequence ATGAGAGTAGTCCTGGCAACCGACGCTCGAACCGCCGGAGGCGTGGGCCGGCACCTGCGTGACCTCGCGACCGGACTGGTGTCGCGGGGCCTCGATGTGCGCCTCGCCGCTCCGAAGGGCTCCCGGGTGGCCGGCATCGCGGCGGGTATCGGTGCAGAATTCACCGCCTTCGAAGACGGCGTAGAACGTGCCGACATCTGGCACTTGCACCTTGCCGACACCTATCATCGTCAGTCCGTCAGGCTCCTCGGGCTGGCTCGTGTCAGCAGTCGGCGTGTGATCGTCACTGAGCACTTGCCGCGCAGCAACGCATCGGACGACACGCTTACCAACGATCCGCGTACCCCAGGAGCAGCAACGGCCAAGACTGCCTTCAAACGTCTGCAACTCGGGCTGGCGCACTCGGTCATCGCAGTTAGCGAGGCCTCCCGGCGGTTCCTCATCGAGCGGTACGGCCTGTCGCCCCATCGAATCATCACCATCCACAACGGCATCGACATCGAACGGTTCCGCTTCGAAGCCGCCGAAGTCCGGCCGGCAGGGAGGCCGGTCGTGGTGAGCGCGGGCGCGCTGATCCGGCAGAAGGGACATGACGTACTCATCGAGGCGACGGCGCGGTCGCAACGGAACTGGACGGCTGTGATTGCCGGCTCCGGGCCTCAACTCGACAGTCTCCGGTCGTTGGCGGGCCAGGTCGCGCCGGACAGGGTCGAGTTCCGCGGCTGGGTCGACGACGTGCCGCGCCTTATGCGCAAAGCGTCGGTCGTCTGCCTGCCGTCCCGGTGGGAGTCATTCGCTTACGTGGTGTTGGAGGCGATGGCGTTGGCTACTCCGCTGGTGGCCACCAGGGTCGACGGAGTTTGTGAGCTGATCACGGATGAGCGGTCCGGGCTGCTCGTGGACCGGGACGACCCGGTTGCTCTCGCAGCCGCCATCGACCGGAGCATCGATGGGGGACCGTCCGTCGATGAAATGACCGCAAACGCGCTCCAAGATGTCCGCGGCTTTCACTTGGACACCATGGTGGACAAGACGCTCACCCACTACCGGCGCTCACTCGGCCGGCTCGCCATGAGCGGTGGCTGCTGA
- a CDS encoding glycosyltransferase family 4 protein gives MTAPEVLIARPTAGGVAHVGAKVVGEFRRQGRDVLDVPLAESAAPAWRGLLTGLRAAGRIRRAGVIHIELGRITTGPFWFAVVAVSLRRDVVLVVHDAPTLVDAPGAAVVPARRGWRDAVAHKVFAPLLDRPVTLYVRRRAGVVAVLSEVAARQSSAAGFKRVERINHGADPALPGPLPSTSRTVVFGGFLSPAKGLEDLLAAWEEAGSDHQLMIAGTASRQHAEWVARLQRESAKFANPPRWLGYLGDQEFAELIASASVVVLPYRAANPASGILVRAMVQGRAVLATRVPAMESLVTDGVTGCLVDVGDTGGLARELANLLSDPTARDRLGAAAAEVAAVRHTWARQASDLDRIYAVAGGTK, from the coding sequence ATGACCGCTCCCGAGGTGCTGATCGCCCGGCCAACCGCTGGCGGCGTCGCGCATGTCGGCGCGAAGGTGGTCGGCGAGTTCCGCCGGCAGGGGCGCGACGTGCTCGACGTCCCGCTTGCCGAATCGGCCGCGCCCGCCTGGCGGGGTCTGCTCACCGGGCTGCGAGCCGCTGGGCGCATCCGGCGCGCCGGAGTCATTCACATTGAACTCGGCCGGATAACAACCGGGCCGTTCTGGTTCGCGGTAGTCGCGGTCAGCCTTCGCCGGGACGTGGTGCTCGTGGTGCACGACGCGCCGACCCTAGTGGATGCTCCGGGCGCGGCCGTGGTTCCGGCGCGCCGCGGCTGGCGGGATGCGGTGGCTCACAAGGTCTTCGCCCCGCTGCTGGATCGGCCGGTCACCCTGTACGTACGCCGTCGTGCTGGCGTCGTGGCTGTGCTGAGTGAGGTGGCGGCGCGGCAATCCTCGGCTGCCGGATTCAAGCGGGTGGAGCGGATCAACCACGGTGCCGATCCGGCACTGCCCGGTCCGCTGCCGTCGACGTCCCGGACAGTGGTGTTCGGTGGATTCCTCAGTCCGGCGAAAGGCCTCGAAGATCTCCTCGCCGCCTGGGAAGAAGCGGGCAGCGACCATCAGCTAATGATCGCGGGCACCGCTTCTCGACAGCACGCCGAGTGGGTGGCGCGCCTGCAACGGGAGAGTGCCAAGTTCGCGAATCCGCCGCGCTGGCTCGGCTACCTCGGTGATCAGGAGTTTGCCGAGCTGATTGCCTCCGCATCGGTGGTGGTTCTGCCTTATCGGGCGGCGAACCCGGCAAGCGGAATCCTAGTACGGGCGATGGTGCAGGGCAGGGCGGTCCTCGCAACACGGGTTCCGGCCATGGAATCGCTGGTCACCGACGGGGTGACCGGGTGCCTGGTTGACGTCGGCGACACGGGCGGGCTGGCCCGCGAATTGGCGAACCTGCTCAGCGATCCGACAGCACGCGACCGCCTCGGCGCGGCCGCCGCCGAGGTCGCTGCCGTCAGGCACACGTGGGCCCGTCAGGCCAGCGACTTGGACCGAATTTATGCCGTCGCGGGGGGAACGAAATGA